A window of Zingiber officinale cultivar Zhangliang chromosome 5A, Zo_v1.1, whole genome shotgun sequence contains these coding sequences:
- the LOC121980057 gene encoding protein FAR1-RELATED SEQUENCE 5-like, with protein sequence MASDVGIPPKASHDLMVRQVGGRENLGFIPEDYKNYLRSKRTRIMRVGDTGGVLEFLQKMQFDDPNFFYAIQVDEDDLITNIFWCDAKMRADYGNFGDVVCFDTTYRKNNEGRPIALFVGVNHHKQSIIFGAALLYDETSLTFEWLFDTFTKAMYEKKPITILTDQDAAMAKALASRWPKTHHRLCIWHIYQNAAIHLSRVFSQFKEFTKDFASCIYDFDEEEDFISAWNIMLTKYSLEDNDWLKRLFRIKEKWALVYGRQMFCADMTTTQRSESMNSIVKRYVTYQHKFLDFFNHFQRLLDDRRYEELKADFKSNTSVPCLLFPIQILKHASYIYTPEVYKFFEQEWYKSHDSSVEICEDVGSHTKYKVTSYKKSYHHIVTLDSSGQKIECSCRKYDFAGILCSHILKIFAMKNIMKIPSEYILKRWTRKAKDGYIGVIDLIANKSSLDPKACTNLLYKELSGLYVQLVTKAAEREDTYKVVKDGLLSMFKMVDERLQVNEPTAQDSIEKEFEIGEGNSLGVKGIKTKKKTVSGCRRAL encoded by the exons ATGGCGAGTGATGTGGGAATCCCTCCAaaagcatctcatgatcttatggtgaGACAAGTAGGTGGGAGAGAGAATTTAGGTTTTATTCCTGAAGATTACAAAAACTACTTGCGATCTAAAAGAACAAGAATTATGAGAGTTGGTGATACAGGAGGTGTATTGGAGTTTTTGCAGAAAATGCAGTTTGATGATCCcaattttttttatgctattcaagttgatgaagatgatttgataaCTAACATTTTTTGGTGTGATGCTAAGATGAGAGCTGATTATGGAAATTTTGGAGATGTTGTTTGCTTTGATACAACCTACAGGAAGAATAATGAAGGTCGCCCAATTGCATTGTTCGTAGGTGTTAATCATCATAAGCAATCCATAATTTTTGGTGcagctttattatatgatgaaacaTCTTTGACGTTCGAATGGTTGTTTGATACATTTACCAAGGCTATGTATGAGAAAAAACCAATAACTATTCTTACAGATCAAGATGCAGCAATGGCAAAGGCTTTAGCTTCCAGATGGCCTAAAACACATCATCGTTTGTGTATTTGGCACATTTATCAAAATGCTGCAATACATTTGAGTAGAGTTTTTTCTCAGTTCAAAGAGTTTACTAAAGATTTTGCCTCATGTATttatgattttgatgaagaggaagattttatttcagcTTGGAACATAATGTTGACCAAGTATTCACTTGAAGACAATGATTGGTTGAAACGTCTATTTCGCATAAAGGAAAAATGGGCTTTAGTTTATGGGCGACAAATGTTTTGTGCGGATatgactacaacccaaagaagtgagagcatgaatagTATTGTGAAAAGATATGTCACTTATCAACACAAGTTTTTAGACTTTTTCAATCACTTCCAAAGACTGCTTGATGATCGTCGATATGAGGAGTTAAAAGCTGATTTTAAATCAAATACAAGTGTTCCATGTTTATTGTTTCCAATTcaaattttaaagcatgcaagttATATTTATACTCCTGAGGTATACAAGTTTTTTGAACAAGAGTGGTACAAATCTCATGATTCTAGTGTAGAAATTTGTGAAGATGTTGGGTCACATACAAAATATAAAGTTACTTCTTACAAAAAGAGTTACCATCATATAGTTACACTTGATTCATCGGGTCAAAAAATTGAGTGTAGCTGTAGAAAATATGATTTTGCTGGAATTCTTTGTtctcatattttgaaaatatttgcaatgaaaaatatcatgaagatcCCAAGTGAGTATATATTGAAAAGGTGGACACGAAAAGCAAAAGATGGATACATTGGAGTTATTGATTTAATTGCAAACAAAAGTAGTTTAGATCCAAAAGCTTGCACCAATTTGCTATATAAAGAATTAAGTGGGTTGTATGTTCAATTGGTAACCAAGGCAGCGGAGAGGGAAGACACTTACAAGGTtgttaaagatggtttgttgAGTATGTTTAAGATGGTGGATGAGAGGTTACAAGTTAATGAACCAACTGCTCAAGACTCAATTGAAAAAGAGTTCGAAATTGGTGAAGGAAATTCTCTTGGAGTCAAAGGaattaaaacaaagaagaaaacagtTTCAG GATGTAGAAGAGCATTATGA